The following coding sequences are from one Thamnophis elegans isolate rThaEle1 chromosome 5, rThaEle1.pri, whole genome shotgun sequence window:
- the TEAD3 gene encoding LOW QUALITY PROTEIN: transcriptional enhancer factor TEF-5 (The sequence of the model RefSeq protein was modified relative to this genomic sequence to represent the inferred CDS: inserted 1 base in 1 codon): protein MDKSLDNDAEGVWSPDIEQSFQEALAIYPPCGRRKIISDEGKMYGRNELIARYIKLRTGKTRTRKQVSSHLQVLARRKSREIQSKLKAMNLDQVSKDKALQSMASMSSAQIVSASVLQNKLSPPHPLPQAVFSAAPRFWSGPIPGQSGPSQDIKPFAQPPYPIQPPMPPSLASYEPLAPLPPSASAVPVWQDRTIASAKLRLLEYSAFMEVQRDPETYSKHLFVHIGQTNPSYSDPLLEAVDIRQIYDKFPEKKGGLKELYERGPQNSFFLVKFGLSLPECWTNSHPTLKKADIIGGADLNSTIQDGPGAFYGXSSQYSSAENMTITVSTKVCSFGKQVVEKVETEFARMENGRCVYRIHRSPMCEYMINFIHKLKHLPEKYMMNSVLENFTILQVVTNRDTQETLLCIAFVFEVSTSEHGAQHHVYKLVKD from the exons atggacaAAAGTCTGGACAATGATGCCGAAGGAGTGTGGAGTCCAGACATTGAACAGAGCTTCCAGGAGGCACTGGCAATATACCCGCCCTGTGGTCGGCGGAAGATTATCTCAGATGAAGGCAAAATGTATG GACGCAATGAACTGATAGCAAGATACATCAAGCTACGGACAGGGAAGACAAGGACTAGAAAACAG GTCTCTAGCCACTTGCAGGTTCTAGCCAGACGGAAATCTCGTGAGATTCAGTCCAAGCTGAAG GCTATGAACCTG GATCAAGTCTCAAAGGACAAGGCTTTGCAGAGTATGGCTTCAATGTCTTCGGCACAGATTGTGTCTGCTAGTGTCCTGCAGAACAAGCTGAGTCCTCCTCATCCACTCCCTCAGGCTGTCTTCTCTGCTGCTCCCAGG TTTTGGAGTGGGCCTATCCCAGGACAGTCTGGACCTTCTCAGGA cattaaacCTTTTGCACAACCACCCTACCCCATTCAGCCACCCATGCCTCCATCACTAGCCA GCTATGAGCCCTTGGCTCCTCTTCCACCTTCTGCCTCAGCTGTGCCAGTCTGGCAGGACCGAACAATTGCCTCTGCCAAGTTGCGGCTCCTTGAGTATTCAGCATTCATGGAAGTACAGCGTGACCCTGAAACG TATAGCAAACACCTTTTTGTGCATATCGGACAGACGAACCCCTCATACAGTGACCCACTCCTGGAAGCAGTGGACATACGCCAGATTTATGACAAGTTTCCTGAGAAAAAAGGTGGCCTGAAAGAACTTTATGAAAGAGGACCCCAGAACTCCTTCTTCCTTGTCAAGTTTGG TCTTAGTCTTCCAGAATGTTGGACCAATTCCCATCCAACATTGAAGAAGGCTGATATAATTGGGGGT GCGGATCTGAACAGCACTATACAGGATGGTCCTGGTGCTTTTTATG TAAGCAGTCAATATAGCAGTGCTGAAAACATGACCATCACAGTCTCCACTAAAGTGTGCtcctttggaaaacaagttgttGAAAAAGTGGAG ACTGAATTTGCTCGGATGGAGAATGGAAGATGTGTCTATCGAATCCATCGGTCTCCTATGTGCGAATATATGATCAACTTCATCCATAAACTGAAACATCTTCCAGAAAAATACATGATGAATAGTGTCCTGGAGAATTTCACCATCCTACAG